The genomic segment taataatatttagcagtatatagtaatatttggtagaaaatattaatcgtTTTTGTTTTACAGATTCGGGGCTTGGATGGACGGACGATATGCGGCCGGCGCGCTCGTGTAGAAATGTCAAACGGAGGACGTGGTTATGGAGGACGTGGACCACCTCCTCGTTCCAGGTTACCACCTCGTCCTTACGATGACCGTTGTTATGACTGTGGTGATCGCGGCCACTATGCCAGAGACTGCACTCGCCGTCGCCGCCGCAGGTGAACAGTGGCCTCAATACcaaaaatgtgtaaaaaaatttGCTGGTATGGAATCTTTATGAGACTTTTAAGTCTCAAATAAAGTATGATACCGGTAAACAATAAGGCAACTGTAACAGTTTTGTCTGCGTTATCGACTTACATTCAAAACAGGCCCTAAAAAGTAAAGATTCCATTCCATTGCTTTCAATCCACATAAACCAATGATAACTATGTTATAGGTTATCATTGGCCTGTGCGCCGAGAACGAACTCTTCAGTGTCTGCACTTCTTATAGTCTGCGCTACGTAGCTTTCACTTCGCGCCGTGTACTCCACTAATGTTGGCAGCAACTGTAACTTCGCTCTGTGAACTACGTAACTACAGCCTACGTGCACACTTCACTTATTGAGAAATACATTGAGTGTAATGTTCGTTCTGCGCATCGCGACACACATCTATTGTAATCACTGCGTGCACTCAGTGAGTTACATATTATTATCCCATAATTTCTGTTCAAGGCAGACAGACCTTTgggtatattattatgttagttATTGTTTTAGGTCATTGGTTCTTACGAGCTTTTAGTTTTAGCACTGAAGAGTGTTTCCTAATTTTTTACAGTCAGACACAGAAGAGATACAAAACAAGGCTTAGGGTTGTAAGTTATAAATCTTGATAGATAAGTATGTAATAGTTAAGAAAAAGTTGTTATTTTCAAGGGATACACGGCATTTACACGGGTTTTATTGCTTGTGTCTGATCATATTTAAGTGtagaaaatacataacatactgttacatatattttatcacctattattaataatattcaatagtttttttaactCGTGGCAAGGTAATAATaacatgttataattttaattttataaaatgtaaggaTTAGACACAAGCAaagtaatactaataattacccAGGTTCTAacgcatttttaaatttttacagcCGGTCGAGGTCCCGTCGTCGCACACGTTCTCGTTCGCCGAGGTCTGGTTCCCGCTCACGAAGCCGTTCCCGTTCTAGATCTCGCTCCAAAGGAAGGTCTATCTCACGTTCGAGATCACGTTCACCATCAAAGGATTCAAAGAAATCAAACTAAAGCAAGATAATAGAATTGCAAATTCCATTTcgtttgtcatttttattagtataaaaatatcatctatgGTGTTTTGTAAGATTTGAGTAAAAATCTGTCCACCATGTTTGcaagattattattatcattcctttgtaattattactgtaagATACAACAAGTATTCATCCGTATTAACATCAATACACtgacatgaaaataaaattgttttatgcaACTTAATTTGGTTTATTATTTACGACTATTATCAAACAAGCTAGTGATTTCacgtgaacaaaaaaaaaaaattttaaaaacagcctataaattaaataaatgtagacCTATTAATTTTAGAGGCTTATAAGACGTTTCACTGTAGCTGCGCTATATTGAAAAGCGTGCaacaatatttaactatatacatGTGTAATTCAGAATCTTAACTTCAAGACAAAGAACAGAATGATTTGTAGTTGCTACTGTAAGCTACCGAAAAGTTCgagaattgaaataataaataacaaatttctattatttttgaagtcgagatggcctagtggttagaacgcgtgaaacttaaccgatgatcgggggatcaaacccgggcaagcactactgaattttcatgtgcttatattgtgtttataattcatctcgtgcttgacggtgaaggaaaacatcgtgaggaaacctgcatgtgtctgatttcattgaaattctgccacatgtgtagtaAGTActagaaaaaaattcaaaaggATTGAAAATCAGCTTATCGAAACGTTAACGAAACCCAAgataatacaacaaaatttacaaagaagactgaaaaaacaataaacttacTACAAGAAATGGAGGGAGTTAATAGCGTGTAAAAAGTACATCTAAACAAAAACTTctaagttttaaaaacatagtAAGGACAGGCGGTATAAAGAAAGTTTTAAAAGTACTAAGagcaaaaaggaaaaaaatggaTAGCCAAAATCAATAAGAAAGAAACTAGTACAAGAAACCGCAAGGGAGTTCAAAAATTACCTACAGGCTATTATCGTTCTCTATATAGCGATGACCAAAATAATCTTATCGATAAGGATGTAAAACAAGGAGACCCATTACGCCAAAAACTATATACAATATCTTTCAGAAATTCAACTGGGACCACATTTGTCTAAACATCAATCGCCTTAAACACTTGCCCTTTGCTGTCGATACTAATCTGTTCAAAGAAGACCTAAAAAATTGGAAAGTACCTAGCAACAAAAAGCAAACTCGTCGGACTTGAATAATGAAACCAAATCGAGAGTCATAACCAACTTAAGTCTACTTAGCCGGTAGAAATAGTAATTAATGGGAACTGAAAGAAATCATGAATTTatctgagttttttttttttactttagacatttacaaattatataacccCATTTTATGTATCCACTGATTTCAGGATTAAACCAGCTGGTTAGACCTTAATTAAAGGattcttttgtattattaacaaaaacaaaaaaaaacacttattaatGACTCGAAATacaaaaagagataaaaaagGAAGCTAAGCattctagaaaataataatcttaatttgATATCCTCACAATATCGTCTGATGATGTATAATCTAGGATGTATAGCTACTAAATAAAAGAAAGCCACTCgtctcatttaaataaatatgtttttttttaattttgagggTATTGTttcgtaaatataaaatggCATTAAATACCAAACAAACAATAGATATTAATTCTGGTATATTTATCACAGTTTTTTTAatgctaaattataatataaattataatctttaactaaaatataaaactttcataaagaatataatttgaGTTAAGAAATTTactgcaaaatataaatatttaataaatagattaaaagcTTAAGCAAATTCAATGTCATGGTAACatttaccaattaaaaaaaaaagtaaaaagcaaTGTTCAGCGGACGGACGTCGTTTCGACTTTTGTATTCCGTCATgcaataatttttcattcatgAAACCTTGTTAAAAACTGTTTTAGATGGTGTCTCCGTCGTGAACACTAGTtagattttacataaaaatgatattttagtgTTTGATTTCGTCTAGTTCAAGTTATAGTTCTTGATAGGTCTGTGACAAGTACGGTAATGGTGGCCATGTCATGAAAATCCCCACAGCCATGGATGATAGCTCCGTATCTCATCATAACGGAGGGCAAGTGGGATCTCAGATAGGAGTTAGTGTAAATAACAAACAGAATGAAGAATCTAGTCAAAGTGTCCAGTATACGATACCGGGCGTTTTGCATTTTATCCAACATGAATGGGCAAGATTCGAACTCGAGAGATCACAATGGGAGGTGGATAGAGCAGAATTTgaggtattatttttatattactactgatttttatattaaaattgaataatggTATGATGGtttcttatttattcttttttttctttcgtaACACCCACGTAATTCACTACAATTCTAATTTTGTTCATTAACTTCCCAATTttgtttagatttaaaattctaacaataaattatttgttaccatatgctcttttttataaatatacttaatagaACACACTACCACACTAttgttagttaattttattaagcattTAGGGTTACTTTTGTACCTAAAAATTGTTGCTTTCCTACTGTTCTACATATTAAACAAGAACTTATTGCCT from the Nymphalis io chromosome 10, ilAglIoxx1.1, whole genome shotgun sequence genome contains:
- the LOC126771365 gene encoding serine/arginine-rich splicing factor 7-like isoform X1, with product MSRYGDCKVYVGDLGNNASKPELEDAFSYYGPLRNVWVARNPPGFAFVEFEDPRDAEDAIRGLDGRTICGRRARVEMSNGGRGYGGRGPPPRSRLPPRPYDDRCYDCGDRGHYARDCTRRRRRSRSRSRRRTRSRSPRSGSRSRSRSRSRSRSKGRSISRSRSRSPSKDSKKSN
- the LOC126771365 gene encoding serine/arginine-rich splicing factor 3-like isoform X2, producing the protein MSRYGDCKVYVGDLGNNASKPELEDAFSYYGPLRNVWVARNPPGFAFVEFEDPRDAEDAIRGLDGRTICGRRARVEMSNGGRGYGGRGPPPRSSRSRSRRRTRSRSPRSGSRSRSRSRSRSRSKGRSISRSRSRSPSKDSKKSN